Proteins co-encoded in one Streptomyces diastaticus subsp. diastaticus genomic window:
- a CDS encoding phosphatase PAP2 family protein translates to MGETTVTTSDGRGPAPAPSPTGPAGRTPPTGPLRRLRTPRRPRIWFEVLLIAISYWVYSLIRNAVPEQKAQAMANADWIWEAEQRLGIAVEHGVNHAVNSVTWLIVGMNYYYATLHFVVTLGVLVWLYRRHPGRYAATRTVLFATTAVALVGYYLYPLAPPRLMDGQHFIDTVLVHQTWGSMASGDLKHMSNQYAAMPSMHIGWSLWCGLTIFALASAPWAKILGLLYPALTLVVIVATANHFWLDAVGGLVCLLFGYLVARLCYGTYPHRLPRQVDAVREGEAAPPPAPAAPPAREPAPTAERALPPEGRRPSPTGPAPQGATALTRASPEPAPAPEP, encoded by the coding sequence ATGGGTGAGACCACTGTGACGACTTCTGACGGCCGCGGACCGGCCCCCGCCCCCTCGCCCACGGGCCCGGCAGGGCGCACGCCGCCCACGGGTCCCCTGCGCCGCCTGCGCACCCCGCGGCGGCCCCGGATCTGGTTCGAGGTGCTGCTCATCGCGATCAGCTACTGGGTCTACTCCCTCATCCGCAACGCGGTCCCGGAGCAGAAGGCCCAGGCGATGGCCAACGCCGACTGGATCTGGGAGGCCGAGCAGCGGCTCGGCATCGCCGTGGAGCACGGCGTCAACCACGCGGTCAACTCGGTGACCTGGCTGATCGTGGGGATGAACTACTACTACGCGACGCTGCACTTCGTCGTCACCCTCGGTGTGCTGGTCTGGCTCTACCGCCGCCACCCCGGGCGCTACGCGGCCACGCGCACGGTGCTGTTCGCCACCACCGCCGTCGCCCTGGTCGGCTACTACCTGTATCCGCTGGCGCCACCCCGTCTGATGGACGGGCAGCACTTCATCGACACGGTCCTGGTCCACCAGACCTGGGGCTCGATGGCCTCCGGCGACCTGAAGCACATGTCGAACCAGTACGCGGCGATGCCCTCCATGCACATCGGCTGGTCGCTCTGGTGCGGCCTGACGATCTTCGCCCTCGCCTCGGCCCCCTGGGCCAAGATCCTCGGCCTGCTCTACCCGGCACTCACCCTGGTCGTCATCGTGGCCACCGCCAACCACTTCTGGCTCGACGCGGTCGGCGGCCTCGTCTGCCTCCTCTTCGGCTACCTGGTCGCCCGCCTCTGCTACGGCACGTACCCGCACCGCCTGCCCCGTCAGGTGGACGCCGTACGCGAGGGCGAGGCCGCGCCGCCACCGGCACCCGCCGCGCCACCGGCCCGCGAACCGGCGCCGACCGCCGAACGGGCCCTCCCGCCGGAGGGCCGTCGCCCCTCCCCCACGGGCCCCGCCCCCCAAGGCGCCACCGCGCTGACCCGCGCCTCCCCGGAACCGGCCCCCGCCCCAGAGCCCTGA
- a CDS encoding LacI family DNA-binding transcriptional regulator — MTARLADIAAQAGVSEATVSRVLNGKQGVAAATRESVLAALDVLGYERPVRLRRRSAGLVGLITPELENPIFPALAQVIGQALTRQGYTPVLATQTPGGSTEDELTEMLVDRGVSGIIFVSGLHADTTADMTRYDRLRGQGVPFVLIDGFTDQVRAPFISPDDRAAMRLAVTRLASLGHTRIGLALGPKRFVPVVRKTEGFTRALRDTFGTTAEEAEREFVRHSLYTLEGGQAAADSLLDGGCTAVVCASDMMALGAIRAVRRRGLDVPADVSVVGFDDSPLIAFTDPPLTTVRKPVTAMGQAAVRALLEEIGGTPAPPSEFVFMPELVVRGSTASAPAGLGEVPQGEIVRKA, encoded by the coding sequence ATGACCGCGCGACTCGCTGACATCGCAGCCCAGGCGGGGGTCAGCGAAGCGACCGTGAGCCGGGTCCTCAACGGCAAGCAGGGCGTCGCCGCGGCCACCCGCGAATCCGTCCTCGCCGCCCTCGACGTCCTCGGCTACGAACGCCCGGTGCGGCTGCGCCGCCGCAGCGCCGGACTGGTCGGCCTGATCACCCCGGAGCTGGAGAACCCGATCTTCCCGGCGCTGGCGCAGGTCATCGGGCAGGCCCTGACCCGGCAGGGGTACACGCCGGTGCTGGCCACCCAGACCCCAGGCGGCTCCACCGAGGACGAGCTGACCGAGATGCTGGTCGACCGGGGCGTCTCCGGCATCATCTTCGTCTCCGGGCTGCACGCCGACACCACCGCCGACATGACCCGCTACGACCGGCTGCGCGGCCAGGGCGTGCCGTTCGTCCTCATCGACGGCTTCACCGACCAGGTGCGGGCGCCGTTCATCTCCCCCGACGACCGGGCGGCGATGCGGCTGGCCGTCACCCGCCTCGCCTCGCTCGGCCACACCCGGATCGGTCTGGCACTGGGCCCCAAGCGGTTCGTCCCGGTGGTCCGCAAGACGGAGGGGTTCACCCGGGCGCTGCGGGACACCTTCGGGACGACCGCCGAGGAGGCCGAGCGGGAGTTCGTCCGGCACTCCCTGTACACGCTGGAGGGCGGCCAGGCCGCCGCCGACTCCCTGCTGGACGGCGGGTGCACGGCGGTGGTGTGCGCCAGCGACATGATGGCTCTCGGCGCGATCCGCGCGGTGCGCCGCCGCGGCCTGGACGTGCCCGCGGACGTCTCCGTCGTCGGCTTCGACGACTCCCCGCTGATCGCCTTCACCGACCCGCCGCTCACCACCGTCCGCAAGCCGGTCACGGCGATGGGGCAGGCGGCGGTCCGCGCCCTGCTGGAGGAGATCGGCGGGACTCCCGCACCGCCCAGCGAGTTCGTCTTCATGCCGGAGCTGGTGGTGCGCGGTTCGACGGCGTCGGCGCCCGCCGGCCTGGGGGAGGTCCCTCAGGGGGAGATCGTCCGCAAGGCGTAG
- a CDS encoding extracellular solute-binding protein gives MRRGIAATALVASLALAATACGGDTTDESGAKAGKGGGELSGTVTWWDTSTVGSEDKVFKALAEGFEKEHPKVEVKYVNVPFADAQNKFKNAASSGSGAPDVIRSEVAWTPDFASLGYLAPLDGTTALDKEDDYLKQAAASTKYDGKTFGVPQVIDSVGIFYNKKLLKEAGVEVPTSVEELTEAAKAIKSKTGKTALYLRGDDAYWFLSFLYGEGGDMINTKDKSVTIDDKPAVEAFKTVKELVDSKVAVTDATNGWDNMQKAIKDGEVAMAINGPWAVTDTLAGDAFKDKANFGVAPVPAGSRTAGSPQGGHNYAVYAGSENLDASYEFVKYMSSAKVQAEVTEKLSLLPTRASVYGDPKVADNEIVQFFKPVVETAVERPWVPEGGSLFAPLQTQYTKVLTGQATPEQAAKSTGDSYRKLLKDYK, from the coding sequence ATGCGACGTGGCATAGCGGCTACCGCGCTCGTGGCGAGCCTGGCGCTCGCGGCGACGGCCTGCGGCGGGGACACCACCGACGAGAGCGGCGCCAAGGCCGGCAAGGGCGGCGGGGAACTGTCCGGCACGGTCACCTGGTGGGACACCTCGACCGTCGGCAGTGAGGACAAGGTCTTCAAGGCGCTGGCCGAGGGCTTCGAGAAGGAGCACCCGAAGGTCGAGGTCAAGTACGTCAACGTGCCCTTCGCGGACGCCCAGAACAAGTTCAAGAACGCCGCCTCCTCCGGCTCCGGCGCCCCCGACGTGATCCGCTCCGAGGTCGCCTGGACCCCGGACTTCGCCTCGCTCGGCTACCTCGCCCCGCTCGACGGCACCACGGCCCTCGACAAGGAGGACGACTACCTCAAGCAGGCCGCCGCCTCCACCAAGTACGACGGAAAGACCTTCGGCGTCCCGCAGGTCATCGACTCCGTCGGCATCTTCTACAACAAGAAGCTGCTGAAGGAGGCCGGTGTCGAGGTGCCGACCAGCGTCGAGGAGCTGACCGAGGCCGCCAAGGCGATCAAGTCGAAGACCGGCAAGACCGCCCTGTACCTGCGTGGCGACGACGCCTACTGGTTCCTGTCGTTCCTCTACGGCGAGGGCGGCGACATGATCAACACCAAGGACAAGTCGGTCACCATCGACGACAAGCCCGCCGTCGAGGCGTTCAAGACCGTCAAGGAGCTGGTCGACTCCAAGGTGGCCGTCACCGACGCCACCAACGGCTGGGACAACATGCAGAAGGCCATCAAGGACGGCGAGGTCGCCATGGCGATCAACGGCCCCTGGGCCGTGACCGACACCCTCGCCGGTGACGCCTTCAAGGACAAGGCCAACTTCGGCGTCGCCCCGGTCCCGGCCGGCTCCAGGACCGCCGGCTCCCCGCAGGGCGGCCACAACTACGCCGTCTACGCCGGGTCGGAGAACCTCGACGCCTCCTACGAGTTCGTCAAGTACATGAGCTCCGCCAAGGTCCAGGCCGAGGTCACCGAGAAGCTCAGCCTGCTGCCGACCCGCGCCTCCGTCTACGGCGACCCCAAGGTCGCGGACAACGAGATCGTGCAGTTCTTCAAGCCGGTCGTCGAGACCGCCGTCGAGCGCCCCTGGGTCCCCGAGGGCGGCAGCCTCTTCGCGCCGCTCCAGACCCAGTACACCAAGGTCCTCACCGGCCAGGCCACGCCCGAGCAGGCCGCCAAGTCCACCGGTGACTCCTACCGCAAGCTCCTGAAGGACTACAAGTAA
- a CDS encoding carbohydrate ABC transporter permease has protein sequence MAVHTGPSVAKASGKATVPGPRRPAGTQESGLRRALSRHWYAWTMVAPVVIVLAIIVGYPLGRGIWLSLTDATEANVERTIGVNHIPATYEFTGLQNYVDAFGDPVFLQRLVWTVVWTVACVSITYSLGLALATLLNRQVAGRGFYRMALVVPWAIPGFVSVFSWNFLYNEKHGLLNKILVGGGIDAVPWLNDPVIAKLSVIAVNVWLGVPFMMVALLGGLQSIPGDLYEAAEMDGAGAWQRFRHITLPGLRPVSTTVILLSTIWTFNMFPVIFLLTRGGPGDATEILVTQAFRMTFVDSPRNFSTSATWGVIILLLLLVFAFFYRRVLKKQGEVW, from the coding sequence ATGGCTGTGCACACGGGCCCGTCGGTGGCCAAGGCGTCGGGGAAGGCAACCGTCCCCGGGCCGCGCCGCCCGGCAGGAACACAGGAGAGCGGCCTGCGCCGCGCCCTTTCACGGCACTGGTACGCCTGGACGATGGTGGCCCCCGTCGTCATCGTCCTCGCGATCATCGTCGGCTACCCACTGGGCCGGGGCATCTGGCTCTCGCTCACCGACGCCACCGAGGCCAACGTCGAGCGGACCATCGGCGTCAACCACATCCCGGCCACCTACGAGTTCACCGGGCTCCAGAACTACGTCGACGCCTTCGGTGACCCGGTCTTCCTCCAGCGCCTGGTGTGGACCGTGGTGTGGACCGTCGCCTGCGTCTCCATCACCTACAGCCTGGGCCTCGCGCTCGCCACCCTGCTCAACCGGCAGGTCGCCGGGCGCGGCTTCTACCGGATGGCGCTCGTCGTGCCGTGGGCCATCCCCGGCTTCGTCTCCGTCTTCTCCTGGAACTTCCTCTACAACGAGAAGCACGGTCTGCTCAACAAGATCCTGGTGGGCGGCGGCATCGACGCCGTGCCGTGGCTCAACGACCCGGTGATCGCCAAGCTCTCGGTGATCGCCGTCAACGTCTGGCTCGGCGTCCCCTTCATGATGGTGGCCCTGCTCGGCGGCCTCCAGTCCATCCCCGGCGACCTCTACGAGGCGGCCGAGATGGACGGCGCCGGCGCCTGGCAGCGCTTCCGGCACATCACCCTGCCCGGACTGCGGCCCGTCTCCACCACGGTGATCCTGCTCTCCACCATCTGGACCTTCAACATGTTCCCGGTGATCTTCCTGCTCACCCGGGGCGGGCCCGGCGACGCCACCGAGATCCTGGTCACCCAGGCCTTCCGGATGACCTTCGTCGACAGCCCGCGCAACTTCTCCACCTCGGCGACCTGGGGCGTCATCATCCTGCTCCTGCTGCTGGTGTTCGCCTTCTTCTACCGCCGCGTCCTCAAGAAGCAGGGAGAGGTGTGGTGA
- a CDS encoding sugar ABC transporter permease gives MPNTRRSRSPLASIGLHGTLLIATVVAVFPALWVLLTSLKPAKFATTTDFFHDTTLANYTHLLGDTKFLTWFGNSVIVAATTTVIGVFLAATTGYAVSRFRFPGMRPLMWVLLITQMFPMAILIVPLYNLFSSMGLLNQPVGLVITYLTIAVPFCAWMMKGFFDAIPVEIDESGRVDGLNPFGTFWRLILPLARPGLAVTGFYSFITAWGEVAYASAFMVGEDNMTLAGGLQTFVNQYTAQWGPMTAASVLIAVPAVIVFVLVQRHLVTGMTAGATKG, from the coding sequence ATGCCCAACACCCGCCGCAGTCGCAGCCCGCTCGCCTCGATCGGCCTGCACGGCACACTGCTCATCGCCACCGTCGTCGCCGTCTTCCCCGCCCTGTGGGTGCTGCTGACCTCGCTCAAGCCGGCGAAGTTCGCCACCACCACCGACTTCTTCCACGACACCACCCTCGCCAACTACACCCACCTGCTGGGGGACACCAAGTTCCTCACCTGGTTCGGCAACTCGGTGATCGTCGCCGCCACCACCACCGTGATCGGCGTCTTCCTCGCCGCCACCACCGGCTACGCGGTCAGCCGCTTCCGCTTCCCCGGGATGCGGCCGCTGATGTGGGTGCTGCTCATCACCCAGATGTTCCCGATGGCCATCCTCATCGTGCCGCTGTACAACCTCTTCTCCTCGATGGGGCTGCTCAACCAGCCGGTCGGCCTGGTCATCACCTACCTGACCATCGCCGTGCCGTTCTGCGCCTGGATGATGAAGGGCTTCTTCGACGCGATACCCGTCGAGATCGACGAGTCCGGGCGCGTCGACGGCCTCAACCCCTTCGGCACCTTCTGGCGGCTCATCCTCCCGCTGGCCCGCCCGGGCCTGGCCGTCACCGGCTTCTACTCCTTCATCACCGCCTGGGGTGAGGTCGCCTACGCCTCCGCCTTCATGGTCGGGGAGGACAACATGACGCTCGCCGGCGGACTCCAGACCTTCGTCAACCAGTACACCGCCCAGTGGGGACCGATGACCGCCGCCTCCGTGCTGATCGCCGTCCCGGCCGTCATCGTCTTCGTCCTCGTCCAGCGCCATCTGGTCACCGGCATGACGGCCGGCGCCACCAAGGGCTGA
- a CDS encoding glycoside hydrolase family 13 protein codes for MTQHLTAPAPTAPAADTAPGWWRDAVIYQVYPRSFADADGDGMGDLPGIRRRLPYLKELGVDAVWLSPFYASPQADAGYDVADYRAIDPMFGTLADAEALIADARALGLRTIVDLVPNHSSDQHAWFRQALAEGPGSPLRERYHFRPGKGTDGELPPNDWESIFGGPAWTRTADGEWYLHLFAPEQPDFNWEHPAVRDEFRSILRFWLDIGVDGFRVDVAHGLIKAEGLPDIGAGEQVKLLGNGVMPFFDQDGVHEVYRDWRTLLAEYGDERVLVAEAWTPTVERTAHYVRPDEMHQAFNFQYLSTYWDAEALREVIDASLAAMRPVGAPTTWVLSNHDVTRHATRFANPPGGTQLRTPGDRALGLRRARAATLLMLALPGSAYVYQGEELGLPDVTDLPDEVRQDPSYFRAAGQDGFRDGCRVPIPWTVEGPSAGFGPGGSWLPQPEGWGELSVEAQTGDPGSTLELYRAALAVRREHPGLGAGETVTWLEAPEGVLAFSRPRFTCTANTTGAPVRLTAPGTALLASQGAAPAVAEDGTFELPADTTVWWTV; via the coding sequence ATGACCCAGCACCTCACTGCCCCCGCCCCCACCGCCCCGGCCGCCGACACCGCTCCCGGCTGGTGGCGCGACGCGGTGATCTACCAGGTCTACCCCCGCAGCTTCGCCGACGCCGACGGCGACGGCATGGGTGACCTGCCCGGCATCCGCAGGCGCCTGCCCTACCTCAAGGAACTGGGCGTCGACGCCGTCTGGCTCAGCCCCTTCTACGCCTCCCCGCAGGCCGACGCCGGATACGACGTCGCCGACTACCGCGCCATCGACCCCATGTTCGGCACCCTCGCCGACGCCGAGGCGCTCATCGCCGACGCCCGGGCGCTGGGCCTGCGCACCATCGTCGACCTCGTCCCCAACCACTCCTCCGACCAGCACGCCTGGTTCCGCCAGGCGCTCGCCGAGGGCCCCGGCTCGCCGCTGCGGGAGCGCTACCACTTCCGCCCCGGCAAGGGCACCGACGGCGAACTCCCGCCCAACGACTGGGAGTCCATCTTCGGCGGGCCGGCCTGGACCCGTACCGCCGACGGCGAGTGGTACCTGCACCTGTTCGCGCCCGAGCAGCCGGACTTCAACTGGGAGCACCCGGCCGTCCGCGACGAGTTCCGCTCCATCCTGCGGTTCTGGCTGGACATCGGGGTCGACGGCTTCCGCGTCGACGTGGCGCACGGCCTCATCAAGGCCGAGGGGCTGCCCGACATCGGCGCCGGCGAGCAGGTCAAGCTGCTCGGCAACGGCGTCATGCCCTTCTTCGACCAGGACGGTGTCCACGAGGTCTACCGCGACTGGCGCACCCTGCTCGCCGAATACGGCGACGAGCGCGTCCTGGTCGCCGAGGCGTGGACCCCGACCGTCGAGCGGACCGCTCACTACGTCCGCCCCGACGAGATGCACCAGGCGTTCAACTTCCAGTACCTGAGCACCTACTGGGACGCCGAGGCGCTGCGCGAGGTCATCGACGCCTCGCTCGCCGCGATGCGCCCGGTCGGCGCCCCCACCACCTGGGTCCTCTCCAACCACGACGTCACCCGGCACGCCACCCGCTTCGCCAACCCGCCCGGCGGCACCCAGCTGCGCACCCCCGGCGACCGGGCCCTCGGACTGCGCCGCGCCCGCGCCGCCACCCTGCTGATGCTCGCCCTGCCCGGCTCCGCCTACGTCTACCAGGGCGAGGAGCTGGGCCTGCCCGACGTCACCGACCTGCCGGACGAAGTCCGCCAGGACCCCTCCTACTTCCGGGCCGCCGGGCAGGACGGCTTCCGCGACGGCTGCCGGGTGCCGATCCCGTGGACCGTCGAGGGCCCCTCCGCCGGGTTCGGCCCCGGGGGGAGCTGGCTGCCGCAGCCCGAGGGGTGGGGCGAGCTGAGCGTCGAGGCGCAGACCGGTGACCCCGGCTCCACCCTGGAGCTGTACCGGGCAGCGCTCGCCGTCCGTCGCGAGCACCCGGGGCTGGGCGCCGGTGAGACCGTCACCTGGCTGGAGGCGCCCGAGGGCGTCCTCGCCTTCAGCCGCCCGCGGTTCACCTGCACCGCCAACACCACCGGCGCCCCCGTCCGGCTCACCGCCCCCGGCACCGCGCTGCTCGCCTCCCAGGGCGCCGCGCCGGCCGTCGCCGAGGACGGGACCTTCGAGCTGCCCGCCGACACCACGGTCTGGTGGACGGTGTGA